From Deltaproteobacteria bacterium, a single genomic window includes:
- a CDS encoding NTP transferase domain-containing protein: MANLHVLIAAAGKGVRAGLPYPKTLFSIQGKPILVRIHELMSAWDTCPTVIVSPTGYDQVISCVAQYGLTAYLVIQQEPRGMGDAVLRFKESPAFPETEHVLLIWGDIPFIQLNTVTAMVNSHYRQGNDFTFVTRYVDTAYTVVERDTQGSITGVIETREAGIKVPQHGERDIGLFIFRKQPIWELLQEELPGKWGKTTDEHGFLYVIRHMIERGYRVQGLPIATEMDLVSFNTMKDIENFL; encoded by the coding sequence ATGGCTAATCTTCATGTACTAATTGCAGCCGCTGGTAAAGGGGTACGTGCTGGTTTACCCTATCCAAAGACACTGTTTTCAATACAGGGTAAGCCAATTCTGGTGCGTATCCACGAATTGATGAGCGCATGGGACACATGCCCCACGGTTATTGTCAGTCCCACTGGCTACGATCAAGTGATTTCTTGCGTTGCTCAATATGGCCTTACAGCGTATCTGGTAATCCAACAAGAACCTCGTGGTATGGGAGATGCTGTGCTGCGTTTCAAAGAGTCTCCGGCCTTTCCTGAGACAGAGCACGTTTTACTTATTTGGGGGGATATTCCATTTATACAATTGAATACAGTGACTGCCATGGTAAACTCGCATTATAGGCAAGGAAATGATTTTACATTTGTAACCCGTTATGTTGATACTGCTTATACAGTAGTTGAGCGAGATACGCAGGGTAGTATAACCGGCGTGATCGAGACACGAGAGGCTGGTATTAAAGTTCCCCAGCATGGAGAGAGAGACATTGGCTTGTTTATTTTTCGCAAGCAACCAATATGGGAACTTCTACAAGAAGAACTACCGGGCAAATGGGGAAAGACCACCGATGAGCATGGATTTTTATATGTGATTCGACACATGATAGAACGTGGTTATCGGGTTCAGGGTTTACCAATAGCCACTGAAATGGATTTGGTTTCGTTCAACACCATGAAAGACATAGAAAATTTTTTATGA